CAGAGGCTTGCGGCTGCGCAGATCCTCGAAGTAGCACTCGAGAAGCTCATGCGGGTTGATCGGGCCATCCGTCAGCAGTTCAGCAGCCGTGACCTGCTGTCCATCGCTCACCATGATGTTGCGGCCGAGCAGGATCGGATATTCAGCGATGGCGTCATCGGATTCGATCACATTGACGACGAGCGAATCGTCGTCTTCACCCTGCTTGATCTCAACGGTTCCGGGTTTCTTGCAGAGAATCGCGGATTCGCGGGGGCGACGGGCCTCTAGCAATTCTTCGATTCGGGGCAGACCCTGAACGATGTCACCCGTCTTCTGCCGCTCAAACACCAGCAGGGCCAGACCATCACCCCGTTGCACCAGGTCGCCATCGCGCACGTGCAGGACGGAGTCCGGCGACACCATGTAGGGGCGTCCCAGACGCAGGGTGACGCTGTTACCGGAAACAGCCTCGATCTCACCGCAGCAGCTGGCAGTTTCCCCTTCGGCGAGGGGGTCGCCGTCGACAATCCGCTGGCCGACGCTCACCACCGGCTTGCCGGAGGTGCTGAGGGTGGTGGTGTCTTCGGGGCGCTCGACGATCATCCGACGCACCGGGTCGGCTTCCGTCGCTTCTGGCAACTGCGCCAGACCAGCCTGTTTGCAAAGGATTTGAGTGGTGGCAACAACATCGCCAGCCTTGACGGAGATACCGTCCTCAACCTGCAGCTCGGTGTGGGTCGAACCGTGGCTGGAGTCAGACATGGTGTCGCGACGCACAAGGATCGACTCCAAGATCACGAGTCGCAGACGGGAAATGGTCTTGGCACGCTTGTCGGGAGCCTTCTCCACATCCACCGTCATCTGAGGGGTGGTGTCGAAGGTCTCCAGAAGCAGCTGCGTCTTCAGCAGCTCCACACCCTCGACTGACTTGACCAGCTCGTTGTCCTTGAAGGCCAGACGCTGGGTGGCCTTGATTCCGAGGTGAGGGCCATTGGCCTGCTTCACATGGGACAACTCAGGCAGCTGGGCCTCATTGGGGATGGTGTATTCCTCAACCGGACGCAGCAGCAGGCCTTTGCCTTCGGGCGTCTCGACGGTCTGCACATACTTCATGCCCTCAACGGACAGCCCCTTGGCGACGTCCTCGCCGGGGTTGACCATCTGGCCATCACCCTCGAAGCGTTCCAACGCCTTGGCATCGGTGCAGAGGTGGAACTCACCACTGCGGACGATGATTTCCCGCAGGATGTCGTTCTTCTGGGTAACAGTGACGATGCCGGCGGTCTGACTAAAGATGTCTTTGACAACCTCGGTGCCGGCCTCGATCCACTGACCGTCGGTGATCATCAACAGGGAGATGTCCTTGTTGATCTCGTGGGTTTCCTGGGGGATCCACAGCAGGGTGCCGCCCTTGTTGACTTCGTAGCCGTTCTTGGCGGAACGGGCCTTCTTGATCGCCAGACCGGGTGCGAACTTCACCAAGCCACCGGTGCCGGTGCGGAAGCGATCATCCGCCAGTTCGGCAATGACCTCACCGGAACCGATCTTGCTGCCGGGGATGGTGTTGAGGCGATATCGGGTGCCGTCCTTGGCCTCGAGATTCCAGATCTCACCGGAGTGGGTGGACTCCTCAAGCAGCTTGAAGTCCTTGAGCGTCATCGCCGTGGTGACGATCTGCACCTCGCGGGAATCACCGATGGAATCGCGCAGGCGAACTTCACCGCCGTACTCACTGCGCTGGCTTGCCTCAGCCAGTACCTGACCCTCGGTGACTTGGGTCTCACCACCAACGACGGGCTGTGCGTTGGGCGGCAGGTTGTAAACATCGCCCGAAAGCACCCACATCCGGCCGAGGCGCTGAGCCTTCAGGGTGATGTTGCCCTGGCGGTCGGTGACTTCGCGGGGCTGAATCGCCTCTTCGTAGCGGACCTGGCCGGCCAGATCGCAGATCACATCCTTGGTGGCCTTCTCAACACTCTTCTTGACCGCACCAGCAGCGATCTGAGCCACCGTCACGTCGGCATCAATGTCGGCACCGTTATCGACGAACAGCAGGGAGCCGTTGGTGATCTCGATCTTCTGCGCCTTTCCTTTCCCGGAAGGCTTGATCGTGAGATTGAAGTCAACCTCAGCCTGCTGGGCGTTCACACCATGGGGCGTGCGGTAGGGGCGCACCCGCGCCTTGCTGCCGAACTCAACGGTGCCTGCAACTTTCGAGCGGACCACACCGGTTTCAGCCGTGGACACACCACCGGTGTGGAAGGTCCGCATGGTGAGCTGGGTTCCAGGCTCACCGATCGACTGGGCAGCGATGATGCCGACGGCTTCACCCAGATCGACCAGTTCGTTGTGGGCCAGTGCCCAGCCGTAGCACTTACGGCAGACAGAACGGTTGGCTTCGCAGGTGAGCGGCGAGCGCACACTCACCGCGTTCACCCCAGCTGCCTCAAAGGCTTTGGACAGAGGCGGATCGATTTCGGTGTCGCGCTCAGCAAGCACCTCGCCATCTGCGTTCACCACCTGGGCGGCCGTCAGGCGACCCACAAGCCGGCTGCGGAACTTGCCATTCTCGGCCTCCACCACGATGTGTCGGGTGGTTCCGCAGTCGTCCTCACGGACGATCACATCCTGAGCCACGTCCACCAGTCGGCGGGTGAGGTATCCCGAGTCGGCGGTGCGAAGCGCCGTATCCACCAGACCCTTACGGGCGCCATAGGAGGAGATGACGTATTCGGTGACCGTCAGACCCTCACGGAAGTTGGTGCGGATCGGAAGGTCAATAATTTCGCCCTGTGGGTTGGCCATCAGACCGCGCATGCCCACCAGCTGACGCACCTGGGACATGTTTCCCCGGGCACCGGAGTTGGCCATCATCCACACCGAGTTCAACGGTGCGTTCTCGTCAAAGTTCTTCTTGACCGCATCCACCAGACGCTCATTGGTCTCGGTCCAGGTGTCGATCACCTTGGTGTGGCGCTCCACTTCGGTGATTTCCCCAAGCCGGTAGCGCTCTTCAGTCGCGGTGATCTGTTCCTCGGCCTGGCCCAGCAGATCCTTCTTCGCCTCAGGAACCTTGAGGTCATCCACCGAAATCGACACCGCAGCCTGGGTGGCGTATTTGAAGCCGAGATCCTTGAGGTTGTCGGCCATGGAGGACGTCACCGCCGTGCCGTGGTTTTTGTAAGACCAAGCAACGAGCTGTTTGAGGGCTCGCTTATCAATGATCTGATTGCGGAACGGTGGCGGGGTCTTGGAGAGAGGACGGGATGCGCTCACAGGAGCTTCCTTGGCGGCCTTGGAAGCTTTGCTGGATTTGGACTTGCGGGATTTCGAGGAAGAGGTCATGGCTGCGCGCGGATCAGGAATGGAAGAAAAGGGCGTCTGGCTCGATTCAGGCGGCGGCCACCGCGTCGATGATCGTGTGATTCATCACCACGCGGCCCACGGTGGTGAGGATGTAGCGGCTGATCAAGGCACCGTCTTCATCGAAGCGATCGCGGCGGAAGCTCCACTGCTCAATGCGCGTGCCATCACTCAGTGACTCGCTCTTGATGGGCTCCTCAAGCTCATCATCGTCTTGAACCTCGCCATTGAACCGGACCCAAACCCAGTCATGCAGTCCAATCCGGGTGTCCTCGAAGGCGTGGATGACATCCTCCAGACCCGCAAAGGTGCAGCTGCGGTCTCCGAACTCAGGCTTGGTCGCACCAGGCTGAAGCGCCGTCAGGTAGTAGGAGCCGAGCACCATGTCCTGAGACGGGGTAATGATCGGCTCGCCTGTGGCGGGCGACAGGATGTTGTTGCTGGCCAACATCAGCATGCGTGCTTCGGTCTGAGCCTCGATGGCCAGAGGCACGTGAACCGCCATCTGGTCACCGTCAAAGTCAGCGTTGAAGGCTGGGCAGACCAGGGGGTGCAGCTGAATGGCGCGGCCATCCACAAGCTTGGGTTCGAAGGCCTGAATGCCGAGACGGTGCAGGGTTGGTGCACGGTTCAACAGGATCGGGTGACCGTCGATCACCTCCTGCAGCACCTGCATCACTTCATCGTCTGCCCGCTGAATCAGCTTCTTGGCCGCCTTGATGTTGTTGACGATGTTCTGGCGGATCAGGCGGTGGATCACGAAGGGCTGGAACAGCTCGATCGCCATCTCCTTAGGCAGACCGCACTGGTGCATCTTCAGCTTCGGACCCACCACGATCACGGAACGACCGGAGTAGTCGACCCGCTTACCCAACAGGTTCTGACGGAACCGGCCCTGCTTGCCTTCAATAATGTCGCTCAGTGACTTGAGCGGGCGGTTGTTGGCGCCCACCACGGTGCGACCGCGGCGGCCGTTGTCGATCAGGGCATCGACGGCTTCCTGGAGCATCCGCTTTTCGTTGCGGACGATGATTTCAGGGGCCAGGATTTCCTGCAGCCTTGCCAGACGGTTGTTGCGGTTGATCACCCGCCGGTAGAGATCGTTGAGATCACTGGTGGCGAAGCGACCGCCGTCGAGCTGCACCATGGGGCGCAGGTCGGGCGGAATCACCGGGATCACATCCAGCACCATCCACTCAGGACGGGCATTGGTGGCAATGAAGTTGTCGATCACGCGCAGACGCTTGATCAACTTGGCGCGCTTCTGACCCTTGCTGCCGTTGATCTCCTCGCGCAGCTGCTCAGCCACTTCATCGAGGGTGAGATCTTCCAGCAGCTGCTTGAGGGCCTCGGCACCGATGCCCACCACGGGCTCATTCTCAATCTCGGAATCTTCGGCGTAGATCTCGTCTTCAATTTCCAGCCACTCGTCTTCAGTGAGCAGCTGCTTGTACTTCAGGTCCTTGTGGTCGCCGGGATCCAGCACCACATAGCAGTTGAAGTAAACGATCTGCTCCACATCCCGCAGGGGCATGTCCAGCAGGATGGCCACGTAGCTGGGGATCCCCTTCAGGTACCAAACGTGGGAGACGGGTGCCGCCAGCTTGATAAAGCCCATGCGGTGACGACGCACGCGGCTCTCGGTGACCTCCACACCGCAGCGTTCACAAACGATGCCCCGGTGACGCACCCGTTTGTACTTGCCGCAATGGCATTCCCAGTCTTTGGAAGGGCCAAAGATCTTTTCGCAGAACAGCCCGTCCATCTCGGGCTTGAGGGTGCGGTAGTTGATGGTCTCCGGCTTGGTGACCTCACCGACGACCTGGCCGTTGGGCAGGGTGCGCTGCCCCCACTCCATCACCCGATCGGGTGAGGCGAGGGTGATCTTGACGTAATCGAAGTGGTTCTCAGTGCGGAGGTTGCTGTTGGTCATTGACGGTTAAGGAAGAAGGAGCGGGGAATCGGTTCGTTCGTTGATCCGTCAGTCCTCGTCGTAATCCGCGACGCCGAGGGATTCGTAAGTGGGCCTGCTGGGGGTGCTGCGACGTGGGTTCACGTCCTGCATAAGGTCCACTTCCTTGCCTTCGTCGGTATAGACGGCGATGTCCAGACCCAGGGACTGAAGCTCGCGCATCAGCACCTTGAAGGATTCCGGCGTACCGGGGCGGGGGATCGGCTTGCCCTTGACGATGGCGTTGAGGGCCTCGTTGCGGCCCTGCATGTCGTCGGACTTGACCGTGAGCAATTCCTGCAGGGTGTAGGCGGCGCCGTAGGCCTCGAGTGCCCACACCTCCATCTCACCCAGACGCTGACCGCCTTGCTGTGCTTTACCGCCCAGGGGCTGCTGGGTGACCAAGGAGTAGGGGCCGGTGGAACGGGCGTGGATCTTGTCGTCCACCAGGTGAACCAGCTTGAGGAAGTGGGAATAACCCACAGCCACGGGCTGGTCAAAGGGCAGACCGGTGCGGCCATCGCGCAGCTGCAGCTTGCCGGGGTCCTCTGGGTCATACACCCAACCCTTGCCGGGCTGCTTGGCGGCTTCCTTGAGGAAGGTCTCGACGGTCTGCTGCGACTTCTCAGCCCCGTACATCTCATCGAAGGGAACGATGCGCACACGGCAATCCAGGTTGGACGCCGCCCAACCCATCAGCAACTCGAACACCTGACCGACATTCATCCGGCTCGGCACACCCAGGGGGTTGAGCACGATGTCGACCGGGGTGCCGTCGGGCAGATAGGGCATGTCCTCCCGGGGAAGGATGCGGCTGATGATGCCTTTGTTGCCGTGGCGGCCGGCCATCTTGTCGCCGACCTGGATCTTGCGGCGCTGGGCCACATAAACCCTCACCACCATGTTCGCGCCGGGGGGCAGCTCATCACCCTGTTCACGGGTGTAGATGCGCACATCCACTACGCGGCCACGCTCGGTGCCAGGCACACGCAGGGAGTTGTCGCGCACATCGCGGGCCTTCTCACCGAAGATCGCGCGAAGCAGCTTTTCTTCCGGCGGCTGATCGGATTCGCCCTTGGGCGTCACTTTGCCGACCAGGATGTCACCGCTTTCAACGAAAGCACCAACGCGGATGATGCCCATCTCGTCGAGGTTGCCGAGACTTTCCTCAGCGACGTTGGGAATCTCGCGGGTGATTTCCTCGGGTCCGAGTTTGGTCTGGCGCGCTTCGATCTCGTACTTCTCGATGTGCACCGAGGTGTAGAGGTCGTCGGTGACCAGACGCTCGCTGACCAGCAGCGCGTCCTCGTAGTTGTAACCCTCCCAGGGCATGTAAGCGATCAGGACGTTCTGACCCAGGGCGATCTCACCGCCTTCACAGGCCGAGCCATCCGCCATCACCTGACCGACGATCACAGGATCGCCACAACGGACGATCGGGCGCTGGTTCAGGCAGGTGTCCTGGTTAGAGCGCTGATACTTCTGGAGGAAGTGGGTGTGCTCATTGCCGTCCTCGTCTTGAACAACGATGGCGTTGGCATCCACATAGACGACGGTGCCATTCACCCGAGAGATCGGCACCATGCCGGAGTCGCGGGCCACCTGGGTCTCCAGGCCAGTACCCACCAGGGCACGCTCGGGGCGCAGCAAGGGCACGGCCTGACGCTGCATGTTGGAGCCCATCAGGGCGCGGTTGGCGTCGTCGTGCTCCAGGAAGGGGATCAGGGACGTTGCCACGGAGATCACCTGCACCGGCGATAGGGCGACGTAGTCGACCTGCTCAGGGGGAACCTTCTCAAAATCCTGGCGATAGCGAACAGGAATCAGATCCGCGGAGATCCTGCCGTCGTCCTCGGTCGCCACGTCACCAGGAGCGACACGCACTTCGTCTTCACGGTCCGCAGACAGGTAGATCGGATCTCCTTCTTTGAGGACAACACCGTTCTCCACCTTCCAGAACGGAGTTTCGATGAAGCCATATTCGTTGACCCGGGCGTGGGTTGCCAGGGAATTGATCAGACCGGCGTTAGGCCCCTCAGGCGTCTCAATGGGGCAGAGACGACCGTAGTGAGAGGGATGAATGTCGCGAACGGCAAAGCCAGCACGCTCACGGGTGAGACCGCCCGGTCCAAGAGCCGAGATACGGCGCTTGTGGGTCAGCTCGGCCAAAGGATTCGTCTGATCCATGAACTGGCTCAGCTGGCTGGAGCCGAAGAACTCCTTGATCGCCGCCACCAGAGGCTTGGGATTCACCAACTGCGCTGGCGTCAGGGAATCGGTTTCGCCAACGGTCATCCGTTCCTTGATGATCCGCTCCAGGCGGTTCAGACCAACGCGAACCTGGTTCTGCAGCAGTTCCCCCACGGAACGCACGCGGCGGTTACCGAGGTGGTCAATGTCATCAAGGCTGGCGCCGCCAACATCCAGCTCCAGGTTGATCAGGTAATCAAGGGTGGAGAGCACGTCCTCATGGGTGAGGGTACGCACCGTGTCGGGAATGGTGAGGCGCAGCTTCTTGTTGATCTTGTAGCGGCCGACCCGACCGAGGTCGTAACGCTTGGGATCAAAGAAACGGGTCTGCAGCAGCTGCTGACCGCCACTCACAGAGGGAGGTTCACCTGGACGCAGCTTCTTGTAGAGCTCGAGCAGCGCCTGATCCTCGGAACTGATGCCCTCGTCATTGGCGGCATCAATTGACTTTTTATAGAACTCAGGGTGACGCAGCTTGTCGAGCACGTCGTTGTCAGACAGACCCATGGCACGCATGAGCACGTGCGCGTTGATCTTGCGGGTCTTGTCCACACGGACGTGCAGTAGGTCGTTCTTATCCGTCTCAAACTTCAGCCAGGCACCACGGTTGGGGATAACGCTGGCGTTGTAGGTGCGCCTGCCGTTCTTGTCCATTTCATCCTTGAAATAGACACCAGGGCTGCGCACGATCTGGTTCACGATCACCCGCTCAGCACCATTGATGATGAAGGTGCCTCGCTCGGTCATCAGCGGCAGTTCACCGATGAAGACCTCCTGCTCCTTGATCTCACCGGTCTCCTTGTTGACCAGCCGGCAGGTGACATACATCTGGGACGCAAAAGTCGCGTCGCGACGCTTCGCCTCTTCCACATCGTGGCGGGGGCGCTTTAAGCGGTACTCGCTACCGATGAAGTGGAGCTCAAGCTTGCCGGTGTAATCCGTGATCGGAGAGAAGCTTTCCAGCTCCTCGATCAGACCTTGATCCAAAAACCACTTAAAGCTGGCCCGCTGCACCTCCACCAGATCAGGGAGGTAGGTGGCGGTCTTGGCGACCTGAATCGCGCTGCTGCTCATGCGGGGACCGGCAGAGAGGACGAAGGAACTAAGAAGGACTGGATTGGCGGCGAAAGCTCAACCGACAGAACGATTCCACACAGCAGCGGCACTGACGGATTCCAGAACGGAACCGACAGAGCCGCTGCTGCTGTTCAGAAATCGCGGGTCAGATCAGCTGACGACGACAAGTTCACCGGAAGGAAATGGACGCTTCAGGCACCACACGCAAGAACGAATCCCGCGCATGGCCAGGCCAATACAACATCTTACATATCGAGTCGACAGTCTTGGAAGACCAGTTAAGGGAGTCCGAACAAACGGCGGGCGTTGGCGGTACTGCTGAAGGCCACGCTCTCGAGATCCACACCCCGCAACTCGGCCACCCGCGAAGCAACCGAAGCCACAAAGGCCGGCTCGTTGCGCTTGCCACGACGCGGCACAGGAGCCAGGAAGGGGCAATCGGTTTCAACCAGGAAACGATCCTCTGGCACCTGACGGGCGCAATCGTGGGTGGGCTCCGCCTTGGGGAAGGTGACGGTGCCGCTGAAGCTGATGTAAAAACCAAGCTCCAGAAACTGATGCATTTCTTCGGGGGTACCGCCCCAGCAATGCATCACGCCTGCAGGGCAGCGGCCCTCCGCCTGACGGGCCCGAAGTTCAACCAGCATCGGCTCGGCGGCATCTCGGCAGTGAATGATCACCGGAAGGTTCAGCTCCACCGCCAAATCCAACTGCGGACGCAGCACAGCAAGCTGCTCCTCAAGATTCTTGTCGCGAAAGAGATCGAGCCCGAGTTCACCGATAGCGACCACCCGGTCATCCTCCAAAGCCGCCCGACGCAGCACCGCCACCGTGTCGTCAGCCCAATGCTGGGTATCTAAAGGATGAACACCAACGGAATACCGCATTTCAGGGAACCGATCAGCCAGTGCCCGGATCGCCGGAATTTCGGATGGTTCGACGCAGGCATGCAACAGAGCACCTACACCGGCTTCGCGCCAACGTGAGGCCACGTCCTCGAGGTCCTCGTCAAAATTGCGAAAGACGATGTGACAGTGACTGTCAATCAGCGTCGGAGTGGGAGACACAGCTGGGCCGAAACGCGCTTTCGGCCCATTCTGCCGGTTGGAAGCGAATCAGCTGGCGGGCTCGAGAACCTTGCGCACCGCTGCACTGAGACGGGACTTCTGATTGGCGCCATTGTTGCGGTGAAGGACACCGACCTTCACTGCTTTGTCGATCTTGCTGAAGGCAGCACGCATCGAACTCTGCACCGTGGTCTTGGCTTCGTCGCCAGGCGTTGCGCTGTAAGCGTCACAGGCGGTGAAGCAGCGCTTCATCAGCGTGCGCAGGGACGACTTGTAGGTGCGATTGCGAAGACGGTTGCGCTCAGCAATCTCAATCCGCTTCTTGGCTGACTTGTTATTGGCCACTGAGGCTTCAACGTTGCGAACAATCCAGCACCTTACTCCGTGACCAGACCGCTCCCCTTCATTGTCGAGTCCTAACTTGACTTCACCTTCCACCATTCCTTTGTCTGTGAGCCAACCGGCCGTCGCTCCCCTGCGCATCGTGCGGGATCCGGAACAGGCCCAGACAGAACTGCAGCGCCTATCAAGTCGCACGGCTCAGTCGCAGCAAAGCGAAGCCAGAGAGCGGGTCGACGCGATTCTTGCGGCGGTGCGCGACCGCGGCGATGCGGCGATTTCAGATTTCACGGAACGCTTCGATGGCTTTCGGCCTGTGCCAATGGCGGTTCCCCAGACGGCGCTCGAACAAGCATGGATCACGCTGCCGACCAACCTGCGTGATGCTCTGGAGCTGGCCCATCGCCGCATCACCGATTTCCACCAACGCCAACGTCCCGCCGATTTGGCGGTAACGGGCCCCCACGGCGAGCAGCTCGGACGGCGCTGGCGACCAGTGCAGCGGGCGGGCCTCTACGTCCCCGGCGGACGCGCGGCCTACCCCAGCACCGTGCTGATGAATGCCGTGCCAGCCCGTGTCGCCGGGGTGAAAGAGCTGGTGATCTGTTCCCCCGCCGGACGGGATGGCGAGGTCAACCCTGTGGTTCTTGCAGCGGCGCACCTCGCGGGCGTCAAGACAGTGTTCCGCCTTGGGGGCGCCCAGGCCATTGCCGCCATGGCCTACGGCAGCGAAAGCGTGCCCAAAGTGGATGTCATCAGCGGCCCAGGCAACCTGTACGTCACCCTGGCCAAACAGGCGGTTTACGGCCAGGTGGCCATCGACTCCCTGGCGGGTCCGAGCGAGGTTCTGGTAATCGCCGACCACTCCGCAAAGCCGGATCAGGTGGCGGCGGATCTGTTGGCGCAGGCTGAGCATGACCCTCTGGCGGCAGCGGTGCTGATCACCACCGACAGCGCTCTCGCCGACGGCATCAACGCCGCGGTCGAAGAGCAACTGGTCAACCACCCCCGTCACGAGATCTGCGAAGCCTCTCTGCGGGACTGGGGCCTTGTGGTGGTGTGCGACGACCTCGAGAGCTGTGCCCGCCTCAGTGACAGCTTCGCGCCTGAACACCTTGAGCTCCTGGTCGAACGACCCGAACCCCTGGCGGATCGGATTCAGAACGCCGGAGCCATCTTCCTGGGCCCCTGGTCTCCGGAGGCTGTGGGGGATTACCTGGCAGGCCCGAACCACACCCTGCCCACCTGTGGAGCCGCGCGCTTCAGCGGGGCCCTGAGCGTTGAAACCTTCATGCGCCACACCTCCCTGATCGGTTTCAACCGGGCTGCGCTCGAGGCGACGGGTTCAGCTGTGCAGGAGCTAGCCACCAGTGAAGGCCTGCACAGCCACGCCGAATCCGTGCGGCGGCGCCTCAGCTAGGCCGCTTCTCCAGGCTGCGGACACCCGCCACGCCATCCGCAATTTCGCCAACCAACACCTCATCGGTGATGTTGACGAACAGTCCGTTCTCCAACACGCCGGGGATGTTGTTGATGGTCTGCTCCAGGGCCGCCGGATCAGTGATGCCGCCGTTGAGCTTGGCGTCCAGCACCAGGTTGCCCTGGTCGGTGACCACCGGTCCGGCCTTGCGCTGGGCCATCCGCAGTTCAGCGCTGCCTCCGAGGGCTTCCAGCTGCTGCTTCACCTGGCGCCAGGCGCCAGGAAGAACTTCAACCGGCAGCAGAAAACTGAGGTTGAGACGATCCACAAGTTTCGTGGAATCCACAACCACTACAAAACGATCGGCCCGTGCCGCCACTAGTTTTTCCTGCACGTGGCAAGCACCACCACCCTTGATCAACTGAAAGCCAGGGTCGACTTCATCGGCACCGTCGATGGCCAGATCAATACGACTGACGGCATTGAGGCTGAGCAGGGGGATGTTCAGATCTGCAGCCAGCACCTCGCCCTGAAAAGAGGTGGTGACACCAACAATGTCTTTGAGTTCGCCACTGGCAAGTTTGGCGCCCAGGCCTTGAATCATTAGTGCGGCAGTCGATCCTGATCCCAGCCCCAGCACCATGCCGTCTTTGATCTGTTCAACAGCGGCATCGGCCACCGCCTGCTTCATCTGGGTCTGAAGATCAGCCATCAGGTCTCGTCCTTGTGGGCGGGACCGTAGCAAGAGTTTCAAGCCATTCCAGGCAGGGGCTCAGGTTTGACTGACAGGGTCAACTCGCGACCCGCCCGCAGCACCTTCAAGGGCAGTGGAGCATCGATGGCAGCGGCATCAACAACCTCCAAAAGCACCTGAGGATCTGGGATGTCGCGCTCATCAACGGTGATCAAAAGATCACCGCGGCGCAGGCCTGCTTTTTCGGCCGGGCCATCGGGAAGCACCGCTTGAACCAGGGCACCGCTGCGTTCCGGCAGCTGCACCAGGGCATTGGGGTCCTTGTTGTGCTCGCGCGCGATGCGGGGCGTGAGCGCAACGAGTTGCAGGCCGATATAAGGATGCACAACCTCACCCTGCTGCTGCAGTTGATCAGCCACCCGGCGGGCCAGGTTGATCGGAATGGCAAAACCGAGGCCGGCACCGGGGCCCGAACGCACCAAGGTGTTGATCCCAATCACCTGACCGTCACCGTTCACCAAGGGGCCGCCTGAATTACCGGGGTTGATGGCGGCGTCGGTCTGAATCAGTTCCAGCCGTTTGTCGGCGAAGCCAAGGCTGTTGATATTGCGGTGCAGACTGCTGACGATGCCGAGGGTCACCGTGCGTTCCAAGCCGAACGGGGTGCCGAGGGCAATCGCCCAATCGCCCACCTGCATGGCTTCGGAATCACCCAGGGGAGCCCGCGGCGGCAGTTGATCCCCCTCGAGACGCACCAGGGCCAGATCCGTCACCGCATCGGTGCCCACCACCTGGCCATCGCGCTGTTCCCCGTCGGCCAGGGTGACGCTGACGGACTCCACCCGATCCACCACATGGGCGTTGGTGAGCACCAGCCCCTTGGCATCGATCACCACACCGGAGCCTTGGCCCCGTTCCCGCCCCGGACCAGTGGGGGGGTCGCCAAGCAGATCCCGCAGCAGGGGATCGAGCAGCGTGGGATCAAAGGGCTGGCGTTCCACGGTGCGCTCGGTGTCGATCCGAACCACCGCCGGAGCCACCCGCTGAACGGCATCGGCCACAAAGCTGTGCTCCAGGGCCTGAACGGACGCTGCTTCACCGACCAAGACAGCCATGGCCACCAGCACAGCCAAGAGTTGACGCAGGGCGTACCGCAAGACAAGACCCAGGAATTGCCTTCTTTTTATCGGATCCAGCCGCAGAAACGGGCCTTGGTCCAAATCGATCGCAATCTCACAACCCCCATAGCAATGCGCGGACAAGCGTGGAAATCCCAGCTAAGAGTCGAGGAAACGCAGTTTTCACATGCGTGCACTTCTGGCTCCAGCGGCAGCCCTGCTTGCCCTGGCTGGCCCGGTTGCCCTCACCCCTCAAGCCTCCGCGGAAAGCACAACGCTCAAAGCGGTGATTTTTGA
The Synechococcus sp. PROS-U-1 DNA segment above includes these coding regions:
- a CDS encoding DNA-directed RNA polymerase subunit beta': MTSSSKSRKSKSSKASKAAKEAPVSASRPLSKTPPPFRNQIIDKRALKQLVAWSYKNHGTAVTSSMADNLKDLGFKYATQAAVSISVDDLKVPEAKKDLLGQAEEQITATEERYRLGEITEVERHTKVIDTWTETNERLVDAVKKNFDENAPLNSVWMMANSGARGNMSQVRQLVGMRGLMANPQGEIIDLPIRTNFREGLTVTEYVISSYGARKGLVDTALRTADSGYLTRRLVDVAQDVIVREDDCGTTRHIVVEAENGKFRSRLVGRLTAAQVVNADGEVLAERDTEIDPPLSKAFEAAGVNAVSVRSPLTCEANRSVCRKCYGWALAHNELVDLGEAVGIIAAQSIGEPGTQLTMRTFHTGGVSTAETGVVRSKVAGTVEFGSKARVRPYRTPHGVNAQQAEVDFNLTIKPSGKGKAQKIEITNGSLLFVDNGADIDADVTVAQIAAGAVKKSVEKATKDVICDLAGQVRYEEAIQPREVTDRQGNITLKAQRLGRMWVLSGDVYNLPPNAQPVVGGETQVTEGQVLAEASQRSEYGGEVRLRDSIGDSREVQIVTTAMTLKDFKLLEESTHSGEIWNLEAKDGTRYRLNTIPGSKIGSGEVIAELADDRFRTGTGGLVKFAPGLAIKKARSAKNGYEVNKGGTLLWIPQETHEINKDISLLMITDGQWIEAGTEVVKDIFSQTAGIVTVTQKNDILREIIVRSGEFHLCTDAKALERFEGDGQMVNPGEDVAKGLSVEGMKYVQTVETPEGKGLLLRPVEEYTIPNEAQLPELSHVKQANGPHLGIKATQRLAFKDNELVKSVEGVELLKTQLLLETFDTTPQMTVDVEKAPDKRAKTISRLRLVILESILVRRDTMSDSSHGSTHTELQVEDGISVKAGDVVATTQILCKQAGLAQLPEATEADPVRRMIVERPEDTTTLSTSGKPVVSVGQRIVDGDPLAEGETASCCGEIEAVSGNSVTLRLGRPYMVSPDSVLHVRDGDLVQRGDGLALLVFERQKTGDIVQGLPRIEELLEARRPRESAILCKKPGTVEIKQGEDDDSLVVNVIESDDAIAEYPILLGRNIMVSDGQQVTAAELLTDGPINPHELLECYFEDLRSRKPLMDAAQEAIANLQHRLVTEVQNVYKSQGVSIDDKHIEVIVRQMTSKVRVEDAGDTTLLPGELIELRQVEDTNQAMAITGGAPAEFTPVLLGITKASLNTDSFISAASFQETTRVLTEAAIEGKSDWLRGLKENVIIGRLIPAGTGFSGFEEELQKEAGPHPDILSEDPAGYRRMQNLRPDYTVDMPPAASASAVLDDPSDADLEATRTRHNIDPSASNFAAFTRPDADNELKEEQVVDAEAVEGLQEEGLLSDE
- a CDS encoding DNA-directed RNA polymerase subunit gamma; this encodes MTNSNLRTENHFDYVKITLASPDRVMEWGQRTLPNGQVVGEVTKPETINYRTLKPEMDGLFCEKIFGPSKDWECHCGKYKRVRHRGIVCERCGVEVTESRVRRHRMGFIKLAAPVSHVWYLKGIPSYVAILLDMPLRDVEQIVYFNCYVVLDPGDHKDLKYKQLLTEDEWLEIEDEIYAEDSEIENEPVVGIGAEALKQLLEDLTLDEVAEQLREEINGSKGQKRAKLIKRLRVIDNFIATNARPEWMVLDVIPVIPPDLRPMVQLDGGRFATSDLNDLYRRVINRNNRLARLQEILAPEIIVRNEKRMLQEAVDALIDNGRRGRTVVGANNRPLKSLSDIIEGKQGRFRQNLLGKRVDYSGRSVIVVGPKLKMHQCGLPKEMAIELFQPFVIHRLIRQNIVNNIKAAKKLIQRADDEVMQVLQEVIDGHPILLNRAPTLHRLGIQAFEPKLVDGRAIQLHPLVCPAFNADFDGDQMAVHVPLAIEAQTEARMLMLASNNILSPATGEPIITPSQDMVLGSYYLTALQPGATKPEFGDRSCTFAGLEDVIHAFEDTRIGLHDWVWVRFNGEVQDDDELEEPIKSESLSDGTRIEQWSFRRDRFDEDGALISRYILTTVGRVVMNHTIIDAVAAA